In one window of Lacticaseibacillus casei DSM 20011 = JCM 1134 = ATCC 393 DNA:
- a CDS encoding methyltransferase domain-containing protein, translating to MRKREAKIQLAAQQEPLFACPVCGNAMRIEKDSLVCSQGHVRDFSRKGTVNFLSQQVATEYTATMLAARRRMLAAGLFRPFLDAMAVHLQPHQRLLDVGCGEGTPTAYLAEQKQQVAVGFDISAPAINLAGSLATPALFAVADLAHLPFVDAAFDTVTDIFSPGNYQEFRRVLRPDGQLLKIIPRAGYLKELRTGLYAGTAKAIYDNRPVLDRFLATFPQAEIHPITYDFPLAADQFADLLTMTPLSWQAPAERRRAMLANPLSSIHIEVDLLIVAHLVK from the coding sequence ATGAGAAAACGTGAAGCAAAAATTCAATTAGCCGCGCAGCAGGAGCCACTTTTTGCCTGTCCGGTTTGCGGCAACGCGATGCGGATTGAGAAGGACTCGCTGGTATGTTCCCAGGGGCATGTCCGTGATTTTAGTCGAAAAGGGACCGTGAACTTTTTAAGCCAGCAAGTCGCAACCGAATATACAGCGACGATGTTGGCAGCTAGACGGCGAATGCTTGCGGCCGGCTTGTTTAGGCCATTTTTGGATGCCATGGCAGTGCATTTGCAACCGCATCAACGCTTACTGGATGTTGGCTGTGGAGAAGGCACGCCGACAGCTTACTTGGCAGAGCAAAAGCAGCAGGTGGCCGTGGGATTTGATATCTCGGCGCCAGCGATTAATTTAGCTGGCAGCTTGGCGACGCCGGCTTTATTTGCGGTGGCTGATTTGGCCCATTTACCGTTTGTCGATGCTGCTTTTGACACGGTCACCGATATTTTTTCGCCTGGCAACTATCAAGAATTTCGCCGGGTGTTGCGGCCAGACGGTCAGTTGTTGAAAATTATTCCCCGCGCTGGGTACCTCAAAGAACTGCGGACCGGGTTGTACGCCGGAACCGCCAAGGCAATTTACGACAATCGCCCGGTGCTGGATCGCTTTTTGGCGACTTTTCCCCAAGCAGAGATTCACCCAATTACGTATGACTTTCCGTTAGCGGCCGATCAGTTTGCTGATTTGTTGACGATGACGCCATTGTCTTGGCAGGCGCCGGCTGAACGTCGCCGCGCGATGCTCGCGAATCCGCTTTCGAGCATTCACATTGAAGTCGATCTGTTAATCGTTGCACATCTTGTCAAGTAA
- the trmL gene encoding tRNA (uridine(34)/cytosine(34)/5-carboxymethylaminomethyluridine(34)-2'-O)-methyltransferase TrmL: MANHIVLFEPLIPANTGNIARTCAATNSYLHLIKPLGFETDDKHLRRAGLDYWAKVRIIYHDSLDDFMDTVADPRYLYLITKFADQTYSDRDYTDTDVDHYFLFGKETTGLPEGFMRQHADQCLRIPMTENVRALNLSNCAALVVYEALRQQQFAGLETVHTYQHDKLK, encoded by the coding sequence ATGGCGAATCACATAGTTTTATTTGAACCGCTGATTCCGGCAAATACCGGCAATATTGCGCGGACCTGTGCCGCAACCAATAGTTACCTACATCTGATTAAGCCGTTGGGGTTTGAAACCGACGACAAGCACCTGCGTCGCGCTGGCTTGGATTATTGGGCGAAGGTGCGGATTATTTATCACGACAGCCTGGATGATTTTATGGACACAGTCGCGGATCCACGGTACCTGTATCTCATCACTAAGTTTGCCGATCAGACCTACTCAGATCGCGATTATACCGATACTGATGTGGATCATTACTTTTTGTTCGGCAAAGAAACCACCGGATTGCCAGAGGGCTTCATGCGGCAACATGCCGACCAGTGCTTGCGGATTCCAATGACGGAAAATGTCCGGGCACTTAACCTGTCAAACTGCGCGGCGCTGGTAGTATACGAGGCGCTGCGGCAGCAACAGTTTGCCGGACTGGAAACCGTTCATACTTACCAACATGATAAACTGAAGTAA
- a CDS encoding DUF1149 family protein: protein MEAKRYPITVESFHYDLVKSDTPAKNDLQVAMRQIQWSDPKRQEELKKGNLFEMMIPFDVVPDNSGFEISGKITQIVQVMDYFGEANELPQEELGKLSRPLVETIETLTYQVTAVALDQGVNLQFGASDEQPGQH, encoded by the coding sequence ATGGAAGCAAAACGTTACCCAATTACCGTCGAATCATTTCATTATGATCTCGTTAAATCAGACACCCCGGCTAAGAATGATTTACAGGTTGCGATGCGGCAGATTCAGTGGTCTGATCCCAAAAGACAGGAAGAACTGAAAAAAGGCAATCTTTTTGAGATGATGATCCCGTTTGATGTTGTTCCGGATAATAGCGGTTTTGAAATCTCAGGGAAGATTACCCAGATCGTTCAGGTGATGGACTACTTTGGTGAAGCTAATGAGTTGCCGCAAGAAGAACTGGGTAAGCTTAGTCGGCCGTTAGTTGAAACGATTGAAACGTTAACTTATCAAGTGACAGCGGTCGCTTTGGATCAAGGGGTTAATCTGCAATTCGGGGCAAGCGATGAACAACCCGGCCAGCATTAA
- a CDS encoding FtsK/SpoIIIE family DNA translocase codes for MAQKRGGRRSPRKKRPTKQQQHTLSWVGALFVVFSSLAFFRLGMVGTVLANVFRLVVGDSFLVVSAATIVTGIWFLLADRLPKLARHVWVGLAIVLIAALVLLTSTTMATLNVHSHYLLTTWRLLQNDFGLMTTASQVGGGLLGASLFSLLAPLLSSLGATILAWFGVVAGVLVFLGVGANQVFNWLQALGQACKRGVLQIHSSFVDLRKEHAKKAAARPTTSTAKPKPAAVSADTQADSASERTDDFTINGPAPVPPAPQSETPTRVTPPSSTAAHVSAPSPKPAAVHDPDSDMPAADYQLPSLNMLTATPPVDQSAEYQAIKTNRTKLKDTFESFGVKVAVKSATLGPSITQYEIQPAVGVKVSKIVNLSDDLALALAAKDIRIEAPIPGKSLIGIEVPNQHIATVGFKEVMAETPKAPNHPLVLPLGRDVNGKVVTFDLTKMPHLLIAGATGSGKSVMINVILTSILMRAKPTDVRLMLIDPKRVELSVYNGVPHLLTPVVTEAKKAPSALNKILTAMDVRYQRFAAAGVRNMKEFNQKVAADPASGQTKMPYIVVIIDELSDLMMVAGHEIETAIVRLAQMARAAGIHVIIATQRPSVDVITGLMKANIPSRIAFATSSGIDSRTILDSNGAEKLLGRGDMLFSPIGASKPLRIQGAFIPSIDVERVVKAITDQVSPAYVESMTPTESVETEQQGDSEDELYDDAKAFVIAQQSASTSMLQRRFRIGYNRAARLIDDLEANQIVGPSEGSKPRKVFATPESATNANQS; via the coding sequence ATGGCACAAAAACGCGGCGGGCGCAGAAGTCCGCGCAAAAAGCGACCGACTAAACAACAGCAGCACACCCTGAGCTGGGTTGGGGCGCTATTTGTAGTGTTTTCAAGCCTGGCGTTTTTCCGTCTGGGAATGGTTGGAACAGTGTTGGCGAATGTTTTTCGGTTAGTTGTCGGCGATAGTTTCCTAGTTGTGAGTGCCGCAACGATTGTGACCGGCATTTGGTTTCTTTTAGCTGACCGCTTACCCAAACTGGCACGCCATGTGTGGGTCGGATTGGCGATTGTCCTCATTGCCGCGCTGGTTTTGTTGACGTCAACCACGATGGCGACCTTAAATGTTCACAGCCATTATCTTTTGACCACTTGGCGGCTGCTGCAAAATGATTTCGGCCTGATGACGACCGCTTCGCAAGTTGGTGGCGGTTTACTCGGAGCTAGCCTTTTCTCACTACTAGCGCCATTGTTGAGCAGTCTTGGTGCAACGATTCTGGCATGGTTTGGTGTTGTTGCTGGCGTGCTTGTATTTCTGGGGGTAGGTGCCAACCAGGTTTTTAACTGGTTGCAAGCATTGGGACAGGCTTGCAAGCGAGGGGTACTTCAAATCCATAGCAGCTTCGTTGATTTAAGGAAGGAACACGCCAAGAAAGCGGCAGCACGACCGACAACATCGACGGCAAAACCTAAGCCAGCGGCAGTATCGGCTGACACTCAGGCAGATTCGGCCTCGGAACGGACAGATGACTTTACGATTAATGGGCCTGCACCGGTACCGCCAGCACCACAGAGCGAGACACCGACAAGGGTTACCCCGCCAAGTTCAACGGCTGCGCATGTTTCGGCGCCAAGCCCAAAGCCCGCTGCTGTTCACGATCCAGATTCAGACATGCCCGCAGCGGATTATCAACTGCCGAGTTTAAACATGCTAACCGCGACGCCGCCAGTTGATCAAAGTGCTGAATACCAAGCGATCAAGACCAATCGAACCAAATTAAAAGACACATTTGAAAGCTTCGGTGTCAAGGTGGCTGTCAAAAGTGCCACGTTAGGTCCGTCAATTACCCAGTATGAGATTCAACCGGCTGTCGGCGTGAAGGTTTCCAAGATTGTGAATTTATCCGATGATCTGGCCTTGGCGCTTGCTGCTAAAGACATCCGAATTGAAGCACCGATTCCGGGGAAATCATTGATTGGGATTGAAGTACCGAATCAGCACATTGCGACCGTTGGCTTTAAAGAAGTCATGGCCGAAACACCCAAAGCACCGAACCATCCGCTGGTTTTGCCGCTTGGCCGCGATGTCAACGGTAAAGTCGTGACGTTTGATTTGACTAAAATGCCGCATTTATTGATTGCAGGGGCAACCGGTTCGGGTAAGTCGGTAATGATCAACGTCATTTTAACCAGCATTCTGATGCGCGCGAAGCCGACCGATGTTCGCTTAATGTTGATTGATCCTAAGCGGGTTGAACTGTCGGTTTATAATGGCGTACCGCATCTGTTGACTCCGGTGGTCACTGAAGCTAAAAAAGCGCCAAGTGCGTTGAATAAAATTTTGACAGCCATGGACGTGCGATACCAACGATTTGCCGCAGCCGGTGTCCGTAACATGAAGGAATTTAATCAAAAAGTTGCCGCCGATCCGGCCAGCGGGCAGACAAAAATGCCCTACATCGTTGTCATTATCGATGAATTGAGTGATTTAATGATGGTCGCCGGTCATGAGATTGAAACGGCGATTGTCCGACTGGCCCAAATGGCGCGCGCCGCTGGGATTCATGTCATCATTGCGACCCAGCGCCCTTCCGTGGATGTGATTACAGGACTGATGAAGGCCAACATTCCGTCCCGGATTGCGTTTGCCACATCTAGCGGAATTGATTCGCGCACAATTTTGGATAGTAACGGTGCAGAGAAGTTGCTTGGGCGCGGAGATATGCTATTTTCGCCAATTGGTGCGTCAAAGCCATTGCGAATTCAAGGTGCCTTTATTCCATCGATTGATGTCGAGCGGGTCGTTAAGGCGATTACGGATCAGGTTTCACCGGCATACGTTGAAAGTATGACACCCACGGAAAGTGTCGAAACCGAGCAACAAGGTGATTCCGAAGACGAGTTATACGATGATGCCAAGGCGTTTGTCATTGCTCAGCAGAGTGCGTCGACATCCATGTTGCAACGGCGTTTTCGCATTGGCTATAATCGCGCCGCGCGACTTATTGATGATCTTGAGGCTAATCAAATCGTTGGCCCAAGTGAAGGCAGTAAACCCCGAAAAGTTTTTGCCACACCAGAATCGGCAACCAATGCTAATCAGTCATGA
- the yfmF gene encoding EF-P 5-aminopentanol modification-associated protein YfmF: MQKEIKPGVWLIVLPTTQFKTTRINVQFLTPLRRATITKRTLLTSLLETNSKQYPTQAAMAAHLEALYGANFSIGVARKGRLHRIGVTMSTVDDRFTDQPLLPQAVAFLRSVLFAPNFHNDQFDQVTFDREKENLDHYLASLDDDRQTQAALGVQRLYFGVDPDQAIPSFGTREDLAPLTAADLTDYYHQLMSQDQVIITVLGDVQEQQVEKLFADWPLAARARTMPAIAFDLPPHPEVLTQTKTVVAQQAKFDLAYHITTDLMGPKYTAALVAEELFGGSSLSLLFTNVREKASLAYYASSMLDAFRGLMLVQTGIEGKAHDQVADLIQQQLAAVVNGDFSDKLLQSVKDGILDHQRATYDSPRFLTNQALYQLLVPDAPQDFESFARRIQAVDRQAVQEAAAGMQLQATYFLTGEDIE; the protein is encoded by the coding sequence ATGCAAAAAGAAATCAAGCCGGGAGTTTGGCTCATTGTTTTGCCAACGACCCAATTCAAAACAACACGCATTAATGTTCAGTTTTTGACGCCATTGCGGCGCGCGACGATCACCAAGCGCACTTTATTGACCAGTTTATTGGAAACAAATAGCAAGCAATATCCAACACAAGCGGCGATGGCGGCCCATTTAGAGGCACTGTATGGCGCCAACTTTAGTATCGGCGTGGCGCGAAAAGGCCGATTGCACCGGATCGGCGTCACAATGAGCACGGTCGATGATCGGTTTACGGATCAACCGTTGTTACCGCAAGCGGTCGCCTTTTTGCGGTCGGTTCTTTTTGCACCGAATTTTCACAATGATCAATTTGATCAGGTGACCTTTGATCGGGAAAAAGAGAATCTGGATCACTATCTGGCTAGTTTGGATGATGATCGCCAGACACAGGCCGCATTGGGTGTGCAACGCTTGTATTTTGGCGTTGATCCCGATCAAGCCATTCCGAGTTTTGGTACGCGGGAGGATTTAGCTCCGCTGACGGCGGCAGATTTGACGGACTATTATCATCAACTGATGAGTCAGGATCAGGTGATTATTACGGTTCTGGGGGATGTGCAGGAGCAGCAGGTGGAGAAGCTGTTTGCTGATTGGCCGCTGGCAGCGCGTGCCCGGACGATGCCGGCAATCGCCTTTGATCTGCCTCCGCACCCTGAAGTGCTGACCCAGACGAAAACCGTGGTGGCACAACAGGCCAAATTTGACTTGGCTTACCATATCACAACGGATTTGATGGGTCCCAAATATACTGCTGCGCTAGTGGCCGAGGAATTATTTGGCGGATCCAGCCTGTCGCTTTTATTCACTAATGTGCGTGAAAAAGCCAGCTTGGCTTATTACGCAAGCTCGATGTTGGACGCGTTTCGTGGCCTGATGTTGGTTCAAACCGGGATTGAAGGTAAAGCCCATGATCAGGTTGCCGACTTGATTCAGCAGCAACTGGCAGCGGTCGTTAATGGTGACTTTTCCGATAAGCTTTTGCAGTCGGTTAAAGACGGGATCTTGGATCATCAACGGGCAACGTACGACAGCCCGCGGTTTTTAACCAATCAGGCACTGTATCAGCTGTTGGTGCCAGATGCGCCTCAAGATTTTGAAAGCTTTGCGCGCCGTATTCAAGCGGTGGATCGCCAAGCGGTTCAGGAAGCAGCAGCCGGCATGCAACTTCAAGCCACATATTTTCTGACTGGGGAGGACATCGAATGA
- the yfmH gene encoding EF-P 5-aminopentanol modification-associated protein YfmH, whose protein sequence is MKTQYFSDVDETLVTTKLPNGLRLQVVPRPAYHKSYAIMTTDYGAIDTRFAPDGKKMVTYPAGIAHFLEHKLFEKEDHDAFDLFGETGASANAFTSATKTSFLFSATTQLTKNLQILLDFVQEPFFSESSVAKEQGIIGSEIQMYQDDPGWRVYAGLLENLFPNHPAHVDVAGTADSIAQITPEMLYTIHRIFYQPSNMTLVIVGNIDASEIIDFVADNQAKKHFPAPQPIVRGVEADLQTADIIPYRELKMPVSRPKTLVGFKGQVAIPQTTEGWRYQLTIRLLLEVLFGDSSQLYQEWYDQGLIDDSFDFDFTNQRSFSYGLVGGDTDDPQALSVAIKQVLLHATAQSDLTSERVELIKRASLGQYYAGLNGLNGVANQLSALSFGQARLFDFPQILNSISFDDVKQLIPQIFQSDALTVLTMLPEGQS, encoded by the coding sequence ATGAAGACGCAATATTTTAGCGATGTTGACGAAACTTTGGTCACGACAAAGCTGCCCAACGGTTTGCGGCTGCAGGTCGTGCCACGGCCGGCGTATCATAAAAGTTATGCGATTATGACCACAGACTATGGCGCGATCGATACGCGGTTTGCCCCAGATGGCAAGAAAATGGTCACTTACCCGGCTGGTATCGCGCATTTTCTGGAGCACAAGCTTTTTGAAAAAGAAGACCATGATGCATTTGACCTTTTCGGTGAGACCGGGGCTTCAGCCAATGCGTTTACCAGTGCAACCAAAACCAGTTTCTTGTTCTCGGCGACGACGCAGTTAACCAAGAATCTGCAGATTTTGCTGGATTTTGTTCAAGAACCGTTCTTCTCCGAAAGTTCGGTCGCCAAAGAACAGGGTATTATCGGCTCGGAAATTCAGATGTATCAAGATGATCCCGGCTGGCGTGTTTATGCCGGGCTGTTGGAAAATCTTTTTCCAAATCATCCGGCGCACGTTGACGTGGCAGGAACTGCAGACAGCATCGCGCAGATCACACCGGAAATGCTGTACACCATTCACCGGATTTTTTACCAACCTAGCAATATGACGTTGGTGATTGTCGGCAATATTGATGCCTCTGAAATCATTGATTTTGTTGCCGATAATCAGGCAAAGAAGCATTTCCCGGCACCACAGCCCATTGTGCGCGGCGTCGAGGCGGATTTACAAACAGCTGACATTATCCCTTATCGCGAGTTGAAAATGCCGGTTAGTCGGCCGAAAACGCTAGTCGGCTTCAAAGGCCAGGTAGCGATCCCGCAGACAACGGAAGGCTGGCGGTATCAGCTGACCATCAGATTGTTACTGGAAGTTTTATTTGGCGACTCATCCCAGCTATACCAGGAATGGTATGATCAGGGGCTGATTGATGATTCATTTGATTTTGACTTTACCAATCAGCGCAGTTTCAGTTACGGGCTTGTCGGCGGTGATACGGATGATCCTCAAGCGTTGAGTGTCGCCATTAAACAGGTTTTGCTGCATGCCACGGCGCAGTCTGATTTGACGAGCGAGCGAGTGGAACTGATTAAGCGAGCTTCGTTAGGCCAGTATTATGCGGGTCTGAATGGCCTGAATGGGGTCGCCAATCAATTGAGTGCCTTGAGTTTTGGCCAGGCACGACTGTTTGATTTTCCGCAGATTTTGAACAGCATCAGCTTTGATGACGTCAAACAATTGATTCCGCAAATTTTCCAATCTGACGCCTTAACGGTTTTGACCATGCTTCCGGAGGGTCAATCATGA
- the ymfI gene encoding elongation factor P 5-aminopentanone reductase — translation MRSALIIGASGDIGQAVAAKMTADGWSLYLHYYRHEKIVTNQVKTFQAAYPQQDFIPLQYDLTDDQHLDKLTAQLFSLDAVVFAAGMTYYHLFKETTVPEMTALMRVHLLTPMVLLTKVEHKLAQSGHGRVIFIGSVYGGTGSAMEVAYSTVKGAQSAFVKAYAQEVASLGITVNVVAPGAVSTKMNTQMFDQSSLAKVRAEIPAARFATPQDISYYVTMLTAKDAAYLTGQTLYVTGGWRI, via the coding sequence ATGAGATCTGCACTGATTATTGGCGCTTCCGGTGATATTGGCCAGGCGGTCGCTGCAAAAATGACGGCAGATGGCTGGTCGCTATATCTTCACTATTATCGTCACGAGAAAATCGTAACGAATCAGGTCAAAACCTTTCAGGCGGCCTATCCGCAGCAGGACTTTATTCCGCTCCAGTATGATCTGACCGATGATCAGCATTTAGACAAATTAACCGCGCAACTATTCAGCCTTGATGCGGTTGTTTTTGCTGCCGGGATGACTTATTATCATCTTTTCAAAGAAACGACCGTACCTGAAATGACGGCGTTGATGCGGGTGCATTTGTTGACGCCGATGGTGCTGTTAACCAAGGTGGAACATAAGCTGGCACAATCCGGACATGGCCGGGTGATTTTCATCGGTTCGGTTTACGGCGGAACCGGTTCGGCGATGGAAGTGGCTTATAGCACGGTAAAAGGAGCGCAAAGTGCATTTGTCAAAGCTTATGCGCAAGAGGTGGCAAGCCTTGGCATTACGGTTAACGTTGTGGCTCCCGGTGCGGTGTCGACTAAAATGAATACGCAGATGTTTGATCAGTCATCGTTAGCCAAGGTCCGGGCCGAAATTCCGGCGGCTAGGTTTGCGACCCCGCAGGATATTAGTTACTATGTCACTATGCTGACTGCCAAAGATGCTGCTTACCTGACAGGCCAGACCCTTTACGTCACAGGTGGCTGGCGCATCTAG
- a CDS encoding helix-turn-helix domain-containing protein, translating into MDEIGQKLRDARIEKGYTIDDLQQITKIQKRYLIAIEEGHFDALPGDFYVRAFIKQYADTVGLDGDELLTQFQQDIPEPQPKEYAAQSVENKTRATRAEEASPVNRLRRYLPQIAVAGIVVVAVIVIYAVMLMSQSGPKQTIPADSESVAVSSKRSSAKSSKSSKSSKASSKSSKASASSSSKPSEKASKQKKEKSGKLDISVAAANGATQAVTLKNLPTTGNKLTLGAKGATAWVSVIVNGTTTWQGSLTPGNTQEVSLPDDASTFQVRSGNATATTIKLNGKDVDISNGTSIVRTITFTNSTSESEGSQE; encoded by the coding sequence ATGGATGAAATTGGGCAAAAATTACGGGACGCCCGGATTGAAAAGGGTTATACCATTGATGATCTGCAACAGATCACCAAAATCCAAAAACGCTATCTGATTGCCATCGAAGAAGGACATTTCGATGCGCTGCCAGGTGATTTTTATGTGCGTGCTTTCATCAAACAATATGCCGATACGGTCGGTCTTGACGGCGATGAGCTCCTAACGCAGTTCCAGCAGGATATTCCGGAACCGCAGCCAAAAGAATATGCTGCTCAGTCGGTTGAAAATAAGACGCGCGCAACCCGTGCTGAAGAAGCCAGTCCAGTCAACCGCTTGCGCCGTTATTTACCGCAAATTGCAGTGGCAGGGATTGTGGTGGTAGCGGTTATTGTCATTTATGCTGTGATGTTGATGTCACAATCAGGACCGAAGCAGACGATACCGGCAGATTCTGAAAGCGTTGCGGTTTCGTCTAAACGCAGTAGCGCAAAGTCATCAAAATCATCGAAGTCGTCAAAAGCGTCCTCAAAGTCCAGCAAGGCATCCGCTTCAAGCAGCTCCAAGCCATCTGAAAAAGCGTCCAAGCAGAAGAAAGAAAAGAGCGGTAAACTCGATATTTCTGTCGCGGCTGCTAATGGCGCAACACAGGCGGTTACACTCAAAAATCTGCCGACTACCGGCAACAAGCTTACTTTAGGGGCTAAGGGAGCAACGGCATGGGTTTCAGTGATTGTCAATGGTACGACCACTTGGCAGGGATCCTTAACACCCGGCAATACGCAAGAAGTCTCACTACCGGATGACGCATCAACCTTCCAAGTCCGTTCTGGTAATGCAACGGCAACAACCATCAAACTGAATGGCAAAGACGTTGATATTTCAAACGGAACCAGCATCGTGCGGACAATCACCTTCACAAACAGTACCAGTGAAAGCGAGGGGTCCCAAGAATGA
- the pgsA gene encoding CDP-diacylglycerol--glycerol-3-phosphate 3-phosphatidyltransferase encodes MNLPNKLTLIRIFLIPVFTLLLAFNWPAGYLTIAGTKVAVSWFIALIIFIIASLTDFADGHIARSQHLITNFGKFADPLADKLLVMTAFIFLTAAGQIPAWGTAIILWRELAVTGLRLLLSNKGEVLAAAWPGKIKTNTQMFAIIFLMLNNAWFNNINVPFALILFYVAVFFTIYSGVEYFYKNRAVFADSFGSSHE; translated from the coding sequence ATGAATCTTCCAAACAAGTTGACGTTGATCCGGATCTTCCTAATTCCGGTTTTCACGTTGTTGCTTGCGTTTAATTGGCCAGCGGGTTATCTGACCATTGCAGGAACCAAGGTGGCGGTCAGTTGGTTCATCGCACTGATTATTTTCATCATTGCGTCACTCACCGACTTTGCGGACGGTCATATTGCCCGCAGTCAACACTTGATAACCAACTTTGGCAAGTTTGCCGATCCATTGGCGGACAAGCTGTTAGTCATGACCGCCTTTATCTTTTTAACCGCTGCCGGCCAGATTCCGGCATGGGGAACGGCGATCATTCTTTGGCGGGAACTGGCCGTGACCGGTTTACGGCTCCTGCTTTCCAATAAAGGCGAAGTTCTCGCGGCAGCGTGGCCCGGCAAGATTAAAACCAACACCCAGATGTTTGCGATCATTTTTCTGATGTTAAACAACGCGTGGTTTAACAACATCAATGTGCCATTCGCGTTGATTCTCTTCTACGTCGCCGTGTTCTTCACCATTTATTCAGGTGTGGAATACTTCTACAAAAATCGCGCTGTATTCGCCGATTCGTTTGGTTCGAGTCATGAATAA
- a CDS encoding competence/damage-inducible protein A, producing the protein MQAEIIAVGTEILMGQITNTNGAYMAKQLAALGIASYHQQVVGDNVQRLVDAISLAEKRSDIVILIGGLGPTPDDLTKQTLAAHLNLPLVEDADAMAKLAAGVKQQQRAMTPNNKLQAMYPQGADILVNRVGLAVGAWVEQHQHAYVLLPGPPREFIPMVDHELLPHLAKYSGHHEAFVSRVMRFFGVGESQLVTDLGDLIAKQTNPTLATYIKDHEVTIRVTASGETQADAEAKLEPVIGAIMDREGRYFYGYGDDNSLAKELVKALAATDKQITAAESLTAGAFQAALGDVPGVSNYFKGGFVTYALATKAAFLNIDARELAAHGVVSEFTAKAMAEHARQRAAADIAVSFTGVAGPDTLEGQPAGTVWIGLARMGQVPVAQIYHFPGGRNDVRKRAVMTGMMIALKSLRD; encoded by the coding sequence ATGCAAGCAGAAATTATTGCTGTCGGAACTGAAATTCTGATGGGACAGATTACTAATACTAATGGCGCCTATATGGCTAAACAGTTGGCCGCTTTAGGCATTGCCAGCTATCATCAACAGGTTGTCGGTGACAATGTGCAACGCCTGGTTGATGCGATCAGCTTAGCCGAAAAACGCAGTGACATTGTGATTTTGATCGGTGGTTTAGGACCCACACCAGATGACCTGACGAAACAAACGTTGGCGGCTCATCTGAATTTGCCGTTGGTTGAAGATGCGGACGCCATGGCAAAACTGGCGGCGGGGGTTAAACAACAGCAACGGGCGATGACGCCAAATAATAAGTTACAGGCAATGTATCCGCAAGGTGCTGATATATTGGTTAATCGCGTCGGGCTGGCAGTCGGTGCCTGGGTCGAACAACACCAACATGCCTATGTACTACTGCCTGGTCCGCCTAGGGAATTTATCCCAATGGTTGATCATGAGCTATTACCTCATTTGGCCAAGTATAGCGGCCATCATGAAGCTTTTGTCAGCCGCGTCATGCGCTTCTTTGGTGTTGGTGAATCACAATTGGTGACGGATTTGGGTGATTTAATTGCCAAGCAGACGAATCCGACACTGGCAACGTATATCAAGGATCATGAAGTGACCATTCGAGTGACGGCCAGCGGTGAGACCCAGGCAGATGCTGAAGCCAAACTGGAACCGGTGATCGGTGCCATTATGGATCGCGAGGGACGTTACTTTTATGGTTATGGTGATGATAATAGCCTCGCTAAAGAGTTGGTCAAGGCATTAGCGGCGACCGACAAGCAAATAACGGCAGCAGAGAGCTTGACAGCCGGTGCGTTTCAGGCGGCTTTGGGGGATGTTCCCGGCGTCTCGAATTATTTCAAAGGCGGTTTTGTGACGTACGCATTAGCCACTAAAGCAGCATTTTTGAATATCGATGCGCGTGAGTTAGCGGCTCATGGGGTAGTGAGTGAATTTACCGCCAAAGCAATGGCCGAGCATGCCCGTCAGCGGGCTGCGGCCGATATTGCAGTCAGTTTTACCGGCGTGGCCGGGCCCGACACACTGGAAGGTCAGCCAGCCGGGACAGTTTGGATCGGCTTGGCGCGGATGGGCCAAGTGCCGGTTGCACAGATTTATCATTTTCCCGGTGGCCGCAATGATGTTCGCAAACGCGCGGTTATGACCGGCATGATGATCGCATTGAAGAGCTTGCGGGATTAA